From Cellulosimicrobium cellulans, the proteins below share one genomic window:
- a CDS encoding aminopeptidase P family protein has translation MSSTDAARPGAAFGPEVYAARRERAAAHAREAGLAGLLVSPGPDLAYFTGYAPPDTERLTLLAIPAGEPGAGGGASVVVPLLERGDLVSAPGTDGLDVVTWRDGDDEHAAAARLLDGTGTYAVSDSTWALHVLGLQRALPDARFTAFTDAVPTLRAVKDAQEVERLAAAGAAADAAFAQIREVAFAGRRERDVAADLDRFLREHGHEQVDFTLVCAGPNGADPHHDAGDRVIEPGDLVVLDFGGLRDGYGSDTSRTVLVEGGTDDALAAQQREVYDVVRRAQQAGVDAVRPGATCQDVDRAARAVIADAGYGEFFVHRTGHGIGTTTHEPPYMVEGEDRPIEPGMCFSVEPGVYLPGRFGVRIEDIVVAFPPDVPDGARRLNTSTHDLQTVR, from the coding sequence CGAGGCCGGCCTGGCGGGGCTCCTCGTCTCGCCCGGCCCCGACCTCGCGTACTTCACCGGCTACGCGCCGCCGGACACCGAGCGCCTCACGCTGCTCGCGATCCCCGCGGGCGAGCCCGGAGCAGGGGGCGGCGCGTCCGTCGTCGTGCCGCTGCTCGAGCGGGGCGACCTGGTCTCGGCCCCGGGCACGGACGGGCTCGACGTCGTGACCTGGCGGGACGGGGACGACGAGCACGCCGCCGCGGCGCGGCTCCTCGACGGGACCGGCACCTACGCCGTCTCGGACTCGACGTGGGCGCTGCACGTGCTCGGGCTCCAGCGGGCGCTCCCGGACGCGCGGTTCACCGCGTTCACCGACGCCGTCCCGACGCTGCGCGCCGTCAAGGACGCGCAGGAGGTCGAGCGCCTCGCCGCGGCGGGCGCCGCCGCCGACGCGGCCTTCGCCCAGATCCGCGAGGTCGCGTTCGCGGGCCGGCGCGAGCGGGACGTCGCCGCCGACCTCGACCGGTTCCTGCGCGAGCACGGGCACGAGCAGGTCGACTTCACGCTCGTGTGCGCCGGGCCGAACGGCGCCGACCCGCACCACGACGCGGGCGACCGGGTCATCGAGCCGGGCGACCTCGTCGTGCTCGACTTCGGCGGGCTGCGCGACGGGTACGGGTCGGACACCTCCCGGACCGTGCTCGTCGAGGGCGGCACCGACGACGCGCTCGCGGCACAGCAGCGCGAGGTCTACGACGTCGTGCGCCGCGCCCAACAGGCCGGGGTCGACGCGGTCCGCCCGGGGGCGACGTGCCAGGACGTCGACCGCGCCGCGCGCGCCGTCATCGCCGACGCGGGCTACGGCGAGTTCTTCGTGCACCGCACGGGGCACGGCATCGGCACCACGACCCACGAGCCGCCATACATGGTGGAGGGCGAGGACCGGCCGATCGAGCCCGGCATGTGCTTCTCCGTCGAGCCGGGCGTCTACCTGCCCGGACGGTTCGGCGTGCGGATCGAGGACATCGTCGTCGCGTTCCCGCCCGACGTGCCCGACGGCGCACGCCGCCTCAACACCTCGACGCACGACCTCCAGACCGTCCGGTGA
- a CDS encoding class I SAM-dependent methyltransferase, with protein MRDPARWPAYNAAQRGRPVRDLCRRVLDLAGPGDGRLALDLGCGAGMETAAMLDAGWRVLALDPAPGTGALVREVVGPGDGTRLTVHEAGFANVSALVDPASAHLVHASYALPHVPRPAFDDAWRQVRAALAPGGWLAVDLFGDRDSWAGVPDETFLTRTEVDDHLAGLDVVVLDEVEEDGEAFSGPKHWHTYAVVARAPA; from the coding sequence GTGAGAGACCCGGCGCGCTGGCCTGCCTACAACGCGGCCCAGCGCGGGCGGCCCGTGCGCGACCTGTGCCGCCGGGTCCTCGACCTCGCAGGTCCGGGCGACGGGCGGCTCGCGCTCGATCTGGGCTGCGGGGCGGGCATGGAGACGGCCGCGATGCTCGACGCGGGGTGGCGCGTCCTCGCGCTCGACCCGGCCCCGGGGACTGGGGCCCTGGTGCGTGAGGTCGTCGGGCCCGGCGACGGCACCCGGCTCACCGTGCACGAGGCCGGCTTCGCGAACGTCTCCGCCCTCGTCGACCCGGCGTCCGCACACCTCGTCCACGCGAGCTACGCGCTCCCGCACGTGCCGCGCCCGGCGTTCGACGACGCATGGCGTCAGGTCCGTGCCGCCCTCGCCCCGGGCGGGTGGCTCGCCGTCGACCTGTTCGGCGACCGCGACTCGTGGGCGGGCGTACCGGACGAGACCTTCCTGACCCGCACCGAGGTGGACGACCACCTCGCCGGGCTGGACGTCGTCGTGCTCGACGAGGTCGAGGAGGACGGCGAGGCGTTCAGCGGGCCCAAGCACTGGCACACGTACGCCGTGGTCGCCCGAGCACCCGCCTGA
- a CDS encoding MFS transporter has product MTVQQRVLVVAILASFVSFLDGSVVNVALPAISAELTTGPVTGLALQQWVVDAYMITLGALILLAGSLSDVHGRRRIMAIGLVGFAVTSVACALATDGLFLVVARGLQGVAGALLVPSSLAMIISTFDGERQSRAIGSWTAWTSTASLVGPLLGGILIDTISWRWVFWINVLPVAVTLWLLRGVPRSAAEEPGAAGGPDGRRHIDVAGATLAAVGLAGTVFALIEQGRFGWASPVVWGPFVVGVVCLAVFVWWERRAPDPMLPPRLFRVRNFAWGNLATAAIYGALYFGGFVVTLFLQQVGGYSATAAGLAQLPVTLVLLALSTRFGALAGRYGPRLFMTVGPIIGGAGYLLLLTTTDDAVYVTQVLPGLVLFGLGLAMTVAPLTSAILGSIPAADAGIGSAVNNAVSRVAGLVVIAFAGVIVGGVLDLDGFHRSLLVTAALLVLGGVLSWVGIRNENVRATADASA; this is encoded by the coding sequence GTGACGGTGCAGCAGCGGGTGCTGGTGGTCGCGATCCTCGCGTCGTTCGTGTCGTTCCTGGACGGCTCGGTGGTCAACGTCGCGCTGCCCGCGATCTCCGCCGAGCTGACGACCGGGCCGGTCACGGGCCTCGCACTGCAGCAGTGGGTCGTCGACGCCTACATGATCACGCTCGGCGCTCTCATCCTCCTGGCGGGCTCGCTGTCCGACGTGCACGGTCGGCGCCGCATCATGGCGATCGGCCTCGTCGGCTTCGCGGTGACGTCGGTCGCGTGCGCGCTCGCAACCGACGGGCTGTTCCTCGTCGTCGCGCGCGGGCTCCAGGGCGTCGCGGGCGCGCTGCTCGTGCCGAGCTCGCTCGCCATGATCATCTCCACGTTCGACGGCGAACGACAGTCCCGCGCGATCGGCTCCTGGACCGCGTGGACCAGCACCGCGTCGCTCGTCGGGCCGCTGCTCGGCGGGATCCTCATCGACACCATCTCGTGGCGCTGGGTGTTCTGGATCAACGTGCTGCCCGTCGCGGTGACGCTGTGGCTGCTGCGCGGCGTGCCGCGGTCGGCGGCGGAGGAGCCGGGCGCCGCGGGTGGCCCAGACGGGCGACGACACATCGACGTCGCCGGGGCGACGCTCGCCGCCGTCGGGCTCGCGGGCACCGTGTTCGCGCTCATCGAGCAGGGGCGGTTCGGGTGGGCGAGCCCCGTCGTCTGGGGGCCGTTCGTCGTCGGCGTCGTGTGCCTCGCCGTGTTCGTGTGGTGGGAGCGGCGCGCGCCCGACCCGATGCTCCCGCCGCGCCTCTTCCGCGTACGCAACTTCGCGTGGGGCAACCTCGCGACCGCGGCCATCTACGGCGCGCTCTACTTCGGCGGGTTCGTCGTCACGCTATTCCTCCAGCAGGTCGGCGGGTACAGCGCGACCGCCGCCGGGCTCGCGCAGCTCCCCGTGACCCTCGTGCTCCTCGCGCTGTCCACGCGGTTCGGGGCGCTCGCGGGCCGGTACGGCCCGCGCCTGTTCATGACGGTCGGGCCGATCATCGGCGGGGCCGGCTACCTGCTGCTGCTCACGACGACCGACGACGCCGTGTACGTCACCCAGGTCCTGCCCGGCCTCGTGCTCTTCGGTCTCGGCCTCGCGATGACCGTCGCGCCGCTCACGTCCGCCATCCTCGGCTCGATCCCCGCGGCCGACGCCGGGATCGGCTCGGCGGTCAACAACGCGGTGTCCCGCGTCGCGGGGCTCGTCGTCATCGCGTTCGCGGGCGTGATCGTCGGCGGCGTGCTCGACCTCGACGGCTTCCACCGCTCGCTCCTCGTCACCGCGGCGCTGCTCGTCCTCGGCGGCGTGCTGAGCTGGGTCGGCATCCGCAACGAGAACGTGCGCGCGACCGCGGACGCCTCCGCCTGA
- a CDS encoding TetR/AcrR family transcriptional regulator, which produces MTTTDARARLVAAAQDLFWAQGVGATSPRQVLAASGVGQGSLYHHFPTKHDLAAAAVHATTTAGLDAAHRDLDAGGSAVERLVRYLERPRPALAGCKVGRLVSDQAVMDDAALAAEVRAYFHGLVGLAAAVLTEDGLPDDDARDRALAAVAIVQGGYVLARALDDPDAMTAAARGFVALLRPGPTTLEDA; this is translated from the coding sequence ATGACGACGACCGACGCCCGCGCGCGGCTCGTCGCGGCCGCGCAGGACCTGTTCTGGGCCCAGGGCGTCGGCGCGACCAGCCCGCGCCAGGTCCTCGCCGCGAGCGGCGTGGGCCAGGGCAGCCTCTACCACCACTTCCCCACCAAGCACGACCTCGCGGCGGCCGCCGTGCACGCCACGACGACGGCCGGCCTCGACGCCGCGCACCGCGACCTCGACGCGGGCGGGTCGGCCGTCGAACGCCTCGTCCGCTACCTCGAACGGCCGCGACCCGCGCTCGCCGGCTGCAAGGTCGGGCGCCTCGTGAGCGACCAGGCGGTCATGGACGACGCCGCGCTGGCCGCCGAGGTGCGTGCCTACTTCCACGGGCTCGTCGGCCTGGCCGCCGCCGTCCTCACGGAGGACGGGCTGCCCGACGACGACGCCCGCGACCGCGCGCTCGCCGCCGTCGCGATCGTGCAGGGCGGGTACGTCCTCGCGCGCGCCCTCGACGACCCCGACGCGATGACCGCCGCCGCGCGGGGTTTCGTCGCGCTGCTCAGGCCCGGCCCGACCACCCTGGAGGACGCATGA
- a CDS encoding pyridoxine/pyridoxamine 5'-phosphate oxidase: protein MTDAPDRPSLRERLRALPVFGADLPGLDVGATPDEPSALFVRWLEEAIDAGLPAPHAATLSTADASGRVDARTLILKDVDGDGWVFATRADSPKGVALAQNPNAALTFFWREHGRQVRVRGPVVPLGSEASAADFRARSDFSRATALAGPQSSPLASRDAYRAAWDDALARVRAEPGLVLDAWASYALEPTSVEFWASSPEGQTRLRYTARPDAGTAEHLPWTKELLWP, encoded by the coding sequence ATGACCGACGCCCCCGACCGCCCGTCCCTGCGCGAGCGCCTGCGCGCGCTCCCGGTGTTCGGCGCGGACCTGCCCGGGCTGGACGTCGGCGCGACGCCCGACGAGCCGAGCGCGCTCTTCGTCCGCTGGCTCGAGGAGGCGATCGACGCCGGCCTGCCCGCACCGCACGCCGCGACCCTCTCGACCGCCGACGCGAGCGGCCGGGTCGACGCCCGGACGCTGATCCTCAAGGACGTCGACGGCGACGGCTGGGTCTTCGCCACGCGCGCCGACTCGCCCAAGGGCGTCGCCCTCGCCCAGAACCCGAACGCCGCGCTGACGTTCTTCTGGCGCGAGCACGGTCGCCAGGTCCGGGTGCGCGGTCCGGTCGTCCCGCTCGGCTCCGAGGCGTCCGCCGCCGACTTCCGCGCCCGCTCCGACTTCTCCCGTGCGACCGCGCTGGCCGGGCCGCAGAGCTCCCCCCTCGCGTCGCGGGACGCCTACCGGGCCGCGTGGGACGACGCGCTCGCGCGGGTCCGCGCCGAGCCCGGGCTCGTGCTCGACGCCTGGGCGTCGTACGCGCTCGAGCCCACGAGCGTCGAGTTCTGGGCGTCCTCGCCCGAGGGCCAGACGCGCCTCCGTTACACCGCACGACCCGACGCCGGAACTGCCGAACACCTCCCCTGGACGAAGGAGCTCCTGTGGCCCTGA
- a CDS encoding maleylpyruvate isomerase family mycothiol-dependent enzyme, protein MALTGTSPLAPPDVEEVRRDARAALDAVTTAARSLDDTDLAGPSALPGWSRSHVLAHVTAIGEAMARQAELAARSELVEVYDGGAVGREAGIQTGARRTVAEHVAALESLAERHDAAWPAPGSSGWDAPVTYRDGTVADALVAWWREARIHAVDLDAGIGLDTWPRLLGLHLLDFLGVRLTDDVVVEVAEEPARLRVGPGGLRLAAEPGVSPRAETPVGSDPGFDAHDGVVVRGRLTDVAAWLAGRTPDAEPDTFRAGEPAPLPEIGPWPSPYSPPR, encoded by the coding sequence GTGGCCCTGACCGGAACCAGCCCGCTCGCCCCGCCCGACGTCGAGGAGGTCCGCCGCGACGCGCGCGCCGCCCTCGACGCCGTCACCACCGCGGCACGCTCCCTCGACGACACGGACCTCGCCGGCCCGTCCGCCCTGCCTGGCTGGTCGCGCAGCCACGTGCTCGCGCACGTCACGGCGATCGGCGAGGCGATGGCCCGCCAGGCGGAGCTCGCCGCGCGCAGCGAGCTCGTCGAGGTGTACGACGGCGGTGCGGTCGGCCGCGAGGCCGGCATCCAGACAGGTGCGCGCCGGACCGTCGCGGAGCACGTCGCCGCGCTCGAGTCGCTCGCCGAGCGCCACGACGCCGCGTGGCCCGCTCCCGGGTCGTCCGGGTGGGACGCTCCCGTGACCTACCGCGACGGGACCGTCGCCGATGCGCTCGTCGCGTGGTGGCGCGAGGCCCGGATCCACGCCGTCGACCTCGACGCCGGGATCGGCCTCGACACCTGGCCGCGCCTGCTCGGCCTCCACCTCCTCGACTTCCTCGGGGTCCGGCTCACGGACGACGTCGTCGTCGAGGTCGCCGAGGAGCCCGCCCGGCTCAGGGTCGGTCCGGGCGGCCTTCGCCTCGCTGCCGAACCCGGGGTTTCTCCCCGCGCAGAGACTCCCGTGGGGAGCGACCCCGGGTTCGACGCGCACGACGGTGTCGTCGTCCGAGGTCGCCTCACCGACGTCGCCGCCTGGCTCGCAGGCCGCACCCCCGACGCCGAGCCCGACACCTTCCGCGCCGGCGAACCCGCGCCCCTGCCCGAGATCGGCCCCTGGCCCTCGCCCTACTCCCCGCCGAGGTAG
- the mqo gene encoding malate dehydrogenase (quinone), with protein MSSRASNPASSADQIDVALIGGGIMSATLGALLKVLEPSWTVRIYERLDAVAQESSNPWNNAGTGHAALCELNYTPEKADGSIDITKAVKINEQFEVSREFWHHLLTTGALPQPASFISRTPHMTFVRGAENVDYLRRRFETLRQHPLFSELEFSDDPAVIAGWAPLLVAERDGDEPVAATRATSGTDVDFGALTQQLVDHLVAQGTQLYLEHEVKNLKKTKDGRWRLTVKDRSWNAPKRRSTVEARFVFVGAGGGALPLLQAAGIPEAKGYGGFPISGEFLRTDSPELVAQHQAKVYGKADVGSPPMSVPHLDTRVVEGKTYLMFGPYAGFSPKFLKKGKYLGLLTSLRLHNIGSMLGAGLKNMDLTQYLVGQLVASPETKFTALQAFMPTAHPKDWETITAGQRVQVIKKDEDGKGVLEFGTEVIAAGDGSIAGLLGASPGASTAVPAMIDLLERCFPARFTKWRPELATMIPSLGQAPWEAEELEGLDQLTGGADVDAVGSRA; from the coding sequence GTGTCGAGTCGAGCGAGCAACCCCGCAAGCAGCGCAGACCAGATCGACGTAGCCCTCATCGGCGGTGGCATCATGAGCGCCACGCTGGGAGCTCTCCTCAAGGTCCTGGAACCCTCCTGGACCGTGCGCATCTACGAGCGTCTGGACGCCGTGGCGCAGGAGTCGTCGAACCCGTGGAACAACGCCGGGACGGGTCATGCCGCCCTGTGCGAGCTGAACTACACGCCGGAGAAGGCGGACGGCTCGATCGACATCACCAAGGCGGTGAAGATCAACGAGCAGTTCGAGGTCTCGCGCGAGTTCTGGCACCACCTGCTCACGACGGGTGCGCTCCCCCAGCCCGCGAGCTTCATCTCCCGCACGCCGCACATGACGTTCGTGCGCGGTGCGGAGAACGTCGACTACCTGCGCCGCCGGTTCGAGACGCTGCGGCAGCACCCGCTGTTCAGCGAGCTCGAGTTCAGCGACGACCCCGCCGTGATCGCCGGGTGGGCACCGCTCCTCGTCGCCGAGCGCGACGGGGACGAGCCGGTCGCGGCGACGCGTGCGACGAGCGGCACGGACGTCGACTTCGGCGCCCTCACGCAGCAGCTCGTCGACCACCTCGTCGCGCAGGGCACGCAGCTCTACCTCGAGCACGAGGTGAAGAACCTCAAGAAGACGAAGGACGGCCGTTGGCGCCTGACGGTCAAGGACCGTTCGTGGAACGCCCCGAAGCGCCGCTCGACCGTCGAGGCCCGGTTCGTGTTCGTCGGTGCGGGCGGTGGCGCGCTGCCGCTGCTCCAGGCCGCAGGCATCCCCGAGGCCAAGGGCTACGGCGGCTTCCCGATCAGCGGCGAGTTCCTGCGCACCGACAGCCCCGAGCTCGTCGCGCAGCACCAGGCCAAGGTCTACGGCAAGGCCGACGTCGGCTCGCCGCCCATGTCCGTCCCGCACCTGGACACGCGCGTCGTCGAGGGCAAGACGTACCTGATGTTCGGCCCGTACGCCGGGTTCAGCCCCAAGTTCCTCAAGAAGGGCAAGTACCTGGGCCTGCTCACGTCGCTGCGGCTGCACAACATCGGCTCGATGCTCGGCGCCGGGCTCAAGAACATGGACCTCACCCAGTACCTGGTGGGGCAGCTCGTCGCGAGCCCGGAGACCAAGTTCACCGCCCTCCAGGCCTTCATGCCGACGGCGCACCCCAAGGACTGGGAGACCATCACCGCGGGCCAGCGCGTCCAGGTGATCAAGAAGGACGAGGACGGCAAGGGCGTCCTCGAGTTCGGCACCGAGGTCATCGCCGCGGGCGACGGGTCCATCGCGGGCCTGCTCGGCGCCTCGCCGGGCGCGTCGACCGCGGTCCCCGCGATGATCGACCTGCTCGAGCGCTGCTTCCCGGCCCGCTTCACCAAGTGGCGCCCCGAGCTCGCGACGATGATCCCGAGCCTGGGCCAGGCCCCGTGGGAGGCCGAGGAGCTCGAGGGCCTCGACCAGCTCACGGGTGGCGCGGACGTCGACGCCGTCGGCTCGCGGGCCTGA
- a CDS encoding helix-turn-helix domain-containing protein, producing the protein MVHSVAAVVCDGLAPFEFGVVCEVFGLDRSEDGVPRFDFRVCGPVAGRPVRTSVGAQVVPDHGLDATDDVDLLIVPAIRIGSHYPPEVLDAVRRASERGALLLSVCSGVFLLAAAGVIEGRRVTTHWMHADELRRQYPSLDIDPDVLFVDDGNLVTSAGTAAGIDACLHLVRRELGAKAANTIARRMVVPPQREGGQRQFIERPVPECEEDSFAELLEWMTEHLDEPLTVRDLARRAHTSERTFARSFVAQTGTTPLAWLTSQRVGHAQSLLEESTLDLEEVARRCGFGSAALLRHHFRRAVGITPTEYRQTFRFAA; encoded by the coding sequence ATGGTGCACTCCGTCGCGGCCGTCGTGTGCGACGGCCTGGCCCCGTTCGAGTTCGGCGTCGTGTGCGAGGTGTTCGGCCTCGACCGGAGCGAGGACGGTGTCCCACGGTTCGACTTCCGGGTGTGCGGGCCGGTCGCCGGGCGACCCGTGCGCACGTCGGTCGGCGCGCAGGTCGTCCCCGACCACGGGCTCGACGCGACGGACGACGTCGACCTCCTCATCGTCCCGGCGATCCGCATCGGGTCGCACTACCCGCCCGAGGTGCTGGACGCCGTCCGGCGCGCGTCCGAGCGCGGCGCGCTGCTGCTGAGCGTGTGCTCGGGGGTCTTCCTCCTCGCCGCGGCCGGAGTGATCGAGGGCCGGCGGGTCACGACCCACTGGATGCACGCCGACGAGCTGCGCCGCCAGTACCCGAGCCTCGACATCGACCCGGACGTGCTGTTCGTCGACGACGGCAACCTCGTCACGAGCGCCGGGACCGCCGCGGGGATCGACGCGTGCCTCCATCTCGTGCGGCGCGAGCTCGGGGCGAAGGCCGCCAACACGATCGCGCGGCGCATGGTCGTGCCGCCGCAGCGCGAGGGCGGCCAGCGCCAGTTCATCGAGCGCCCGGTCCCGGAGTGCGAGGAGGACTCGTTCGCCGAGCTGCTGGAGTGGATGACCGAGCACCTCGACGAGCCGCTCACGGTACGGGACCTGGCGCGCCGGGCCCACACGTCGGAGCGGACGTTCGCGCGGTCGTTCGTCGCCCAGACGGGCACGACGCCGCTCGCGTGGCTCACGTCGCAGCGGGTGGGGCACGCGCAGTCCCTGCTCGAGGAGTCGACGCTCGACCTCGAGGAGGTCGCGCGGCGCTGCGGGTTCGGGTCCGCAGCGCTCCTGCGCCACCACTTCCGGCGCGCGGTCGGCATCACGCCGACGGAGTATCGCCAGACCTTCCGGTTCGCGGCCTAG
- a CDS encoding fatty acid desaturase family protein, with product MTSAAVRPGFRATRPRTDEPGAVTSTYSALSRTVRDAGLLHRTHGYYLWTLAVLTLALGGAVAGFVLLGDSWFQLLIAGALGLIFTQFAFVAHEASHRQVFTSGPANDRLGRILANGVVGISHSWWMNKHTRHHANPNQRGKDPDIAPDVVVFLDEDAAAAKGFRSVINRYQGWLFFPLLTLEGLNLHVQAYRSLLAGGRTRGNVRARVVELVILTLRLSLYVGAIFWFLPLGMASAFLGVQLAVFGVYMGASFAPNHKGMAIIPENTKIDFLSKQVLTSRNIRGGWWMNVLMGGLNFQIEHHLFPSMPRPHLARAREIVREHCANLGLPYTETSLVQSYGIVIRYLNRVGLSARDPFDCPMFKQLRKV from the coding sequence ATGACCTCTGCCGCAGTGCGCCCGGGCTTCCGGGCCACCCGCCCCCGCACCGACGAGCCGGGCGCCGTCACCAGCACGTACAGCGCGCTCTCGCGCACCGTGCGCGACGCCGGCCTGCTCCACCGCACGCACGGCTACTACCTGTGGACCCTCGCCGTGCTGACGCTCGCGCTCGGCGGTGCCGTCGCCGGGTTCGTCCTCCTCGGCGACTCGTGGTTCCAGCTCCTGATCGCGGGAGCGCTCGGCCTGATCTTCACCCAGTTCGCGTTCGTCGCCCACGAGGCGTCGCACCGGCAGGTCTTCACGTCGGGCCCGGCGAACGACCGTCTGGGACGCATCCTCGCGAACGGCGTCGTGGGGATCAGCCACTCGTGGTGGATGAACAAGCACACCCGCCACCACGCGAACCCCAACCAGCGCGGCAAGGACCCGGACATCGCCCCGGACGTCGTCGTCTTCCTCGACGAGGACGCCGCCGCCGCGAAGGGCTTCCGCTCCGTGATCAACCGCTACCAGGGGTGGCTGTTCTTCCCCCTGCTCACGCTCGAGGGTCTCAACCTGCACGTCCAGGCGTACCGCTCGCTCCTCGCGGGCGGCCGCACGCGCGGCAACGTCCGGGCCCGGGTCGTCGAGCTCGTGATCCTCACGCTGCGCCTGTCGCTCTACGTCGGCGCGATCTTCTGGTTCCTGCCCCTCGGCATGGCGTCCGCGTTCCTCGGCGTGCAGCTCGCCGTGTTCGGCGTCTACATGGGGGCGTCGTTCGCGCCGAACCACAAGGGCATGGCGATCATCCCCGAGAACACGAAGATCGACTTCCTGTCGAAGCAGGTCCTCACGTCGCGCAACATCCGCGGCGGCTGGTGGATGAACGTCCTCATGGGCGGGCTCAACTTCCAGATCGAGCACCACCTCTTCCCGAGCATGCCGCGCCCCCACCTCGCGCGGGCGCGCGAGATCGTGCGCGAGCACTGCGCGAACCTCGGTCTGCCGTACACGGAGACGAGCCTCGTGCAGTCCTACGGGATCGTGATCCGCTACCTCAACCGCGTCGGCCTCTCGGCGCGCGACCCGTTCGACTGCCCGATGTTCAAGCAGCTCCGCAAGGTCTGA
- a CDS encoding siderophore-interacting protein, translating into MATFTMVKPADPHVVTLSVVGSKRVSPNVVRVTLGGEDLDHFTPMGFDQWFRLFLARDDQDSLRLPTRTSGLWYVQYLATPKARRPWVRNYTVRAARPDLREIDVDFVVHGDAGPASSFALSAQPGDRVGVLDQGVGYNPRVPHDWTLVVADETGLPAVAGICESLPDDARGLAIVEIPEAADAQEFRVPAGVELRWVVREGAAPAGTAPHELLPGALALEAVRSADLPSGPVYAYAVGESTLATGVRRHLVNDRGVPKTHVDFVGYWRHGHAASS; encoded by the coding sequence ATGGCCACCTTCACGATGGTCAAGCCCGCCGACCCGCACGTCGTCACGCTGAGCGTGGTGGGCAGCAAGCGGGTGAGCCCGAACGTCGTGCGGGTGACCCTCGGCGGCGAGGACCTGGACCACTTCACGCCCATGGGCTTCGACCAGTGGTTCCGGCTGTTCCTCGCCCGCGACGACCAGGACTCCCTGCGCCTGCCCACGCGCACCTCCGGCCTGTGGTACGTCCAGTACCTCGCGACGCCCAAGGCGCGCCGGCCCTGGGTCCGCAACTACACGGTGCGTGCCGCGCGGCCCGACCTGCGCGAGATCGACGTCGACTTCGTCGTGCACGGCGACGCCGGGCCCGCGTCGTCGTTCGCGCTGTCCGCCCAGCCGGGGGACCGTGTCGGCGTGCTCGACCAGGGGGTCGGGTACAACCCGCGCGTCCCGCACGACTGGACCCTCGTCGTCGCCGACGAGACCGGGCTGCCCGCCGTCGCCGGCATCTGCGAGTCGCTGCCCGACGACGCGCGCGGCCTCGCGATCGTCGAGATCCCCGAGGCGGCGGACGCGCAGGAGTTCCGCGTCCCGGCCGGGGTCGAGCTGCGCTGGGTCGTGCGGGAGGGTGCGGCGCCCGCGGGCACCGCCCCGCACGAGCTCCTGCCCGGCGCGCTGGCGCTCGAGGCCGTGCGGTCGGCCGACCTGCCCTCCGGGCCGGTCTACGCGTACGCGGTGGGGGAGTCGACGCTCGCGACGGGCGTGCGACGCCACCTCGTCAACGACCGCGGCGTGCCCAAGACGCACGTCGACTTCGTCGGGTACTGGCGCCACGGGCACGCCGCGTCGTCCTGA
- a CDS encoding SCO4848 family membrane protein, producing the protein MELPVAWSVVLLVAAAWNLLIWPRFLQRIAKDPRSRDADGRATRFLTVHVVLITVSLVLAVAVGVLGVLTLV; encoded by the coding sequence GTGGAGCTCCCCGTCGCCTGGTCCGTCGTCCTGCTCGTCGCCGCCGCGTGGAACCTGCTCATCTGGCCGCGCTTCCTCCAGCGCATCGCCAAGGACCCGCGCTCGCGCGACGCCGACGGTCGTGCGACCCGCTTCCTCACCGTGCACGTCGTGCTCATCACGGTGTCGCTCGTGCTGGCCGTCGCGGTCGGGGTGCTCGGCGTCCTCACGCTCGTCTGA